A window of Misgurnus anguillicaudatus chromosome 3, ASM2758022v2, whole genome shotgun sequence genomic DNA:
TTCTTAAGTAAGTTTTAAGGATTGAAAAAGGATtggaaaagaaaacaaaatgattAAGACAAATATTTCTgcaatgtaaacacacacaaactgtaAATCTAAGACAGATGCTTTCTACCTTAGTTTTAGATTTTTGTCTCTTTTTGGGCTCTTCATCGGTTGCACTGCTTCCGTTTGAAGGTTTGGGCGCTGCAGGTTTGGTGGGCGCTGCAGGTTTGGTGGGCGCAAAAAACCTCCGGATGTCCTGAAACGATAACATTTGGAATACCGATAAATACAGATGTTAAAGTAATAATACTATAGTATAATACTATAGTAtaatactatagtatactaACTCTACCAAAACTAATGCAAGTTGGGCTTGTACAATTTGTGTACTGTTTGTTGAATGCACCGTCATGTGCAATTCGATTAGGATACAAGCTAAATTTgctaacataaacaaataaatgtaaatgtttacattttacaattgACTACagacaaaaaacacaaacatccgACCTGCATCGTCATTAAGCAGCACGTTTGGATTCACCGTAACGTTATTTGCTCTAAACTTCTCAGTACACATATTGTAAACTTAAAGGTAAACTTAAATCGTTACTACATTCAAGCGTAAACAAGATGCACGAGAGACAGTATCGGGAATATGTAACGTTACAGTTAAAGCTGGTGTAAGGTACTTGTTGACACCTTGCAAATAAATGTTGCAGATTTAAGTAAATTGAGCTCATGCTTTAGCCAAACATCCTGATCACCTACACTAAGCTCTTCGTTTATTGTGCTATTACTTCTATAGATTGCGCATGAATGGGGAGACTCACCATTTCTAAGCATGTGTCAATATCTTAATTTTTGGACAGATTTCGGGACTGTAGTACTTTCTCCAGTCTTCTTTGGCGCCAATGATGGTGAGCTAAAGGCGCAGCGTGATGACGCAGCACAGATGGAGAGAGCGCGAGCTGCGCACCGAAATAATGTTTGGTTTATCtgcaaaatatattattaatttatttattttttaaaaggtaacatttaattttcaacattttatatatgttaAGCTAAAAGTATGTTAGTGcactttttatttagtttaaaaacatggttcccttcatctcactggaataagattttgtgacttttccagattatctgtcaagattcatataaaaaactgggcttgattcgatCGTTCTAAAGAGGCGTAAAAAAATTCACTTAATTAGTGCCTTTGGGGGTaaaaaatgaccccaattgaaagaatgggaaatgcaaaaaaaaatcattttttttttctttttatttgtaaaaaaaatcaatgcatccagaataaagCTGAACTTTCAACACAGAAAGGTAGGCCTGgctggtactagagcacaaatagaaaatacatgctcaatcacacacaaacagacacacaaatGTATGACTGACACAGAGAGCATTTCTTatagaatttggcaaaaaaaacagccacagatgcaaaacaaagaagtaaaatgcgcacacacacgcacaaacacagaCTCACATACAAAGATACAGTAAaacttacacacacataaagacacagacagacacacgcaCAGAAAGATAAAgtcacacgcaaacacacacacacttaagtcaaatttctgtggcattttgtaaaacagatatttcaaaatgcatcaaaaactacaaaaaattctactatttgaaataattttcatttttaatgtcctttctaatgtttatataaacatacattcacaaaatgtttcactaaAGTATTGATGCTAAGCAGTTCATTTACattcagtaaaatgaatgggtctctatgggcctcTACTAAGTTAGTCGAAGtcatttatttcctaaactgtaaccaCAAAACtgttttttctaaacaccaaatggctgcattcaacacataacatctagatcaacatctaaaaacaatttaaatcataTTTAGATCATAACTTATGTGaacttttcataaaaaaaatatatttttcaagcAAGCttatggtgtagttgaggaattgagtggtaaacgGGTATAAAatacttcatatctcccaaaacacagcattaatgaatagatgggaagtaaatgaaaaaaagtatatattatttgtatcattaaaattgaatttattttttgtaatcactcttttaatctctggggtcatttttacccccaagggactataacgtatacaggaaaatcGGGTCTTATGAGGGTTAAATGTTGTGATGAGAGTAATGGGCAACAGTAAATATAATCCATCTTTACGTAATTCTTTACGATGCAAAAGTTGGCATTATAAAAGGTCACTTTTGAAAATTTAGCATCACAGGATCCAGTCATTTTCTCCTATCAGGGTTCCAAGCCAATTATGTGTATCCAATTTAAGCTAAAATGTGATAGTTGAGAATGCAGAAGACATTTTAAGTGTCAATAAAAACACAGGATACACATTTGGATCACAGCAAAAGATGAAATCAAACATTATGCAATTTACACTCCTTTTATTCATTGCACTACCAAGTTTTAAACTGTCCAATCTTGACATTCATTACAAATTATAAAGCCAACCCTAAAAATAAAACTCAGACAGGTATGTGTGGATGAAAAAGATGTTCGCCTTTATTGACAGATTTTACAGAGACTAATTTAGTCCTCCTGTTGTTCCACCACTGTGCCCTTCTCACTGACATAAATCCCATCCAGAAACTTCCGGATGTCCTTCTTCCTCACAGTGGTGGCCTGCTGGATCAGGGCAGCTgatgagaaaaaaatcaaaaagacAAGTCAAAAAGCATGTTGATTCAGCACCTAAGAACACAACTCATGTGGTATGAGCAGTGTTAGACACATCAGTCATGTAACATGCACACCAAGTCAGTGGTTATAGCTGTGAACAAAGAGAAGCCTTGTTAGTGATCATGCTTTGGTGAATCTGTGAATGTGAAATCAACCCCTACAGAGATGAAATGTAGTAAAAGCACAATGAAATACTTTTTTTACAAGACAGTGATGGAGTGAATCAAAAAGATCCTGCATTGTTAAAAGGGTTACGCACTTTGGCAACATGATTTGGCAGATTGTCAGTGGGTGAAAAAGAAACAAATAGTGACATGACACAAAGCAGGAGAAGTTGGTGCATAAAAAAAGACAGAAGGCGAAGGTGGCGGTTTCTGTCCTCGAGCGACGACCTCATTCTGACCTCACGTGTTCTCTATGACTCCTGCTCCAATACAGTTCCCTTCTCAGAGACGTAAATACCATCCAAGAACTTTCTGATATCCTTATTTTTCACTGTGGTGGCCTGCTGGATGAGGGCAGCTGAAACAAAAACGCTGGGAAGGTGAGGCAGGCATGCACACACACTAACAACTCACAAACTCAAAACTAgtcacaattacacacacatacagctCCCATACTTAATCCCAGTCTCTCTGTCACACAACCAACTACAGCTCAGACACAATAAAATACGGTCTAACCAATCACTCTCATAAGCAGGAACCCAGGTTAAGCAGCCAAAGGATGGGACTACTAGATAATAGAGCTAAAGGGGTAACCAAAAATAGACATACATATTTGTTCAGGTCTAGTGCTGACTGAGTGAGGGAATAAGAATTAGGCTTTGACCAGGGATCAATAACTTTCAGAAACAGTACATGTAAATAAAATTCAACCTTTAACAATCTAAATGTTAGACATACACATGGATTAAAACCAGGGGATTTAAGATATGaaattacattaacatttaaaagacattatCGTAAACAATACTTCAAGGAAGTGTTATGAAACGGGTATATTACccagaaataaaatgtaaacacaaaATTCCTAGACTTTTGACAATGTAACAAACATTATTACATAGGTTTATAAACGTTTGGACCAGGTAAAAATTCTCACAAGTTGTCGCTGAACAAAGTGCTCACCTGAGTTTGACACCAGCTCAATATCGTTACCCTCCAGAACCAGCTCGTCTTTCTGGGCAGCTGACACTGCACATGATACacctaaacaaaacatatttccATGTTTTTGCAACTTGCACACAATCTGGAATCAAAACCACAGTAGGGCTGTGCGATAAGACGAAAAAAATGCAACTTGCGATATCCAATGTGCATTATTTAGCTTGCTAAGCAATTATGTTATTTTTTCACTAAAATCAATTTACGTAACCAAAACTTCTGAAAGTACAACTTAGTGTTGCATAaatcaaaaacattttcatgtaaacaaacaataaaatatcaCCGCTATCATGCACAGTTTTACACATacgttattttttaattattattaaaataaaatcgcTTGTTTAATGCAAACCATAGCTATATGCATATGATGATTACAATATTCCTACTGTTTCGATATACTGCCCAGCCCAATATCGCTGTATTGTCAGAAAAGGATTTAGCTTTGCAATGGCATTACATTTTTTCAGATAGTGGTGAGCGATAAATTGCCAGCGATTCTTATGCGCACCTCATTAGTAAAGCCGGTTTTGTGATCAGTAGCAAATcgccatctgaaagcaggtgatggagcagcatttactacacaaagccacACTTCACAGAGAAGCTCTGCAAAATCGCATACATCGTCGgagaccatagatatgtacactagatgtcgccttggctacggttcattggaccgaatgcgtcaaatagagctgccatcttgaaacagggaaGCCTTGCGTAAgtgtcattgtaggcaatggtgtaacaaaaataaaattaccaTAAATCAgcatgaatgcgattttcttggttttcttttggttcgtttcaacagtcagacatgaatttagcattgagtcaagatttttttttatttttttttaaattatgaaaatctactttttctaactataatgcatagtgctagcaggcctaacatccatacgcagcacaaaagtccgccatcgtccatgaattcgaagtacaggcggagatagtaACATTACCTAGCTAcgtcctatgacaagacccctgttccaagatggcggaagttttgacgcatgcttagaaccccaaggcgacatctagtgtatatggTCGGAGACGATTTGTCCACAAATATGAGCACAATTTTGCCCAGCTTCTCCGTAAAATACGGCTCCGTGTAGCACATGACGCTCCatttgaaagcaggtgatggcgatttactactaatcacgaAACCGGCTTCACCGATGAGACACGCATGAGAATCACAGGCGATCCATCGCCAACCCCTAATTTCAGACTAAAAAGCCTACATACACCTGCCCTCATGCGGACACGACGTATATACTTCTCTCCCAAGAAGTTTCTGATCTCCACCAGAGCGCCAGATTCCTGAATGACCACGTTAATAGGGAAATGGGCATACACAGATCGCATCTTGTATCTAAAGCCCTAcggatgaaaataaaaataatcagaTGCTACTCTTCCTACATGCccaatcttttttattttacaattaagCATGTTAACAGTTCTTTAAAAGGCTGTGTGTGTAGAGCGCAGTTAACTTACCAGTGTGACACCTTTGATCATGTTCTGGACATGACTGCAGATGGTGCGGACTGTGGCCAACTCCTTTCTGTTACCCCACCACTTATCAACACGCAGCTgaaacatacacaaaaaaaccaATGAGTATACACACATTTGAAGTTACACAGCATTGTTTGCAACCCTTTTAATAATGCATGTGTTTAATGCGACTgccaacctttttctgtttcttGCCCAGTAGACTGAGCTCCAGGTTAATGTGGTTGAACTCCCGACGAAGGATGCCACGGGGTCCCGACACCATCACTTTGCGCCCCTTGAGGGACACAGTGACTGGAAAGAAAAAGCAAAGACTTATTAAAAAGATATTAAATAGAAGACAACTAATTATTGAAAATATAAACACGAACAGTTAGCGGTGCTTGCGAGCAAAGCATCAGTATTATCATCAACACGCACTCATATTGCACGAGGCCTGAACTAGTTTGACATACCGTTGTCGGGGATGTCCACAGTCTGGCTACTGAGAATGGTCTTCATTCTGAAAAACGGAACAGGGATATTAACGAAAATTGTTCACTTAACATTTATTCTATCAGTCATTTATTCACCAATGTTCACGGTCTCTTGCATTATACAAGACATCGGAGTATAACGTTTTATCAAACCCGGCATTTCACACGCTGAAATCGATTGTATTGTAATGGAAACCATGTCTTTCTACGTTATAAAAGGCATTTAGGAATTTTAATACACTTGTTTCTTCATCGCAATGCGAGCATTACTCAAATATGCTCTCGTACCCAATGAATGATTTGCTTAGTTCGGCCTGTAACTGACATGCTAACACGTAAACACTGATCACTCAGACTGCAAAAAATCAAACACCATCTGATTATTCAACCGAAATATAACCGCATATATTTTCATGGACATGTGTACAAAGTCATCAGACACTGGGCAAACTCAACAGACTTTAAATTTGAGCAGATTGTACTTGATTAAAACGCTCAAGAACAGGGTACGCCATGTTCTTACCTCGCCGATAGAGGAGGAAAGGAAGGAGGAAAGACGTCATGACGTAAAAGTAACTACTACGTGTTGCGTCATTGCCCGAACTTTAAAGCACGATCAAATGATTACCGAATCTTTGGAAGTTTcggaaaatatatatataatttaaagttgttttatatgtatatctaacattttttataaatacaaaGATTGTAAACACAGGCTTGATATAACTGATATAAATAACATCCACAAACAGGATTGTCAGTGTTTGAGTGATATTAAGTCTGAGTTAATCGATGTCAGAGCAATTGTTGTCAATGACAGGCTCTGGCTCAAACTGGATTTAAAGTCATGGCGTTGATCAACCGGAGTTGTACTGCAGCGGCTCGATATTCCTCTAATCAATTGTTTTTACCCTCAAAATGCTTTGAAGTGTCACACGTAAGTGATTTCTTGGCGTATTTTGCCTAACAGTAAGTTACATATACATAACCTTATTGAAGGCTGTACAGGGGtcaatgtatatttaaatatgtcTAAAGTTCTCACTTCATTCCCTTCTATCGACTATCGGCAGCATTTGAGTTTATCTGAACTAAATGATAAGGATCTCACAACCGgtataaaagtttttaaattgaTTAAAGTCACTGTGGAGTGATTTTGTACTGCTGTCACACGTTTACTCTAACAGACTAACATCTGCTGCCAACACATCAGCCACACTTACAGAGAAGAAAAAAGGGATTAAAGAAGATGGACTCAACCTGCAGGACTTTATATCAGGAGAGCTGTCAGAAAAGAGCAAGTGGGAGGAATACAGAGGTAGCCTAAAGAGAGAAAAGGGAGAACGGTAATTATATACATGTACACCACTCACATCTACTTTCAATAATGCCCTATaacactttaaaggggacatttcacaagacttttaagATGAAATCTTTGAgaatctttggtgtccacagACTACATTGTGCAAAGTacaaaataccccatagataatttattattacatgttaaatttaacactttgtaggtgtgagcaaaaatgtgtagtttttgggtgtgtcttttaaaatgttaatgatctctgcactaaatggcagtgctgtggttggatagtgcagattaagggcagTATTATcttcttctgacatcacaagggagccaaattttaattaccttttttttcacatgctttcaaAGACCAAAACTATGTTACtgggttgttgttgtttttttacattttctaggttaatagaagcattggggacccaattatagcactaaaacgtggaaaaagtcatattttcataatatgtcccctttaattggTAACAGTTAGGTAGGTAATGGATATTGGTCTGTGTTACACGTCTGTGTAGACATGGGGAGGTTTGTTTGGAATATGAATAAACTAACCATgagcttaaaggcggagtccaagatgtttgaaaaacggtttggaaaagaagacgggccgactaccaaaacacactaatagccaatcaaatcaaatcaaatgccgggttgcgtatgtgtggggcgggtctatcaacagaaggtccagattctattggggtaggggcgtgtttgtttaggtgatttcaaatatcaacattggctttcaaacatcatggactccgcctttaattacaaaaatatcaaaagtatcacagtaaaattgtgtttttaaacatgTACTGACTGTCATAATATAGAAATCATTTGCCACCATAGTAAATATACAGCACCTCATCACTACAACACATTTTAGagcttttcacactgcgcttaaagagacactccacttttttgaaaatatgctaattttccagctcccctagagttaaacatttgattcttactgttttggaatctattcagctgatctccaggggcctcatttataaaactttgcgtaggatttgcgtcagaagtggcgtacGGATGAAACATAGGACGGGCGTACGCACAGAAATATTCGGATTTATTAAACCGCGCGCACGCACATCCTACGcatttttcccttaataaaTCACAATCAATTCTAAATGTAGCGCAGCTTTTGCGGCTTCATGACACGCCCATAGTTGCCCATAAATAGTCCGTGAAACGCCCACAAGTTAATATGCATTGATTGCGAAATCATGGCAAACACatagaggaaataaaaaaaaaacgtaaattcACTCAATGTGAAGTAGAAGTTATCGTTGGCGAGGGGGAAAAGAGGAGAAAAACGTTGTTTGGAGGGCACAGTGTGGGCATTACGCATTGTGATGGGGCATTTTATTTCCATTCATTTAATTGCATCTGACAAGCTACAGATGTCGGTAATAATCGACGTGGAAATGGGACATTGTTCAGCGCAAATGTAATTTCTTGTTGCTTCCTGAATGGTTGAGACATACGCCatacattgttttatcaaaaataaaacacactaaaGACATATGCATGAATACCATAATTCCGTAGATTATgaagatgaaaacaactttccCCAGTGGACAATTAAtacatctatctatttatttatctatctatctaactatatatctccttaattatctatctatctgtctatgtaattGCATCTATATCTGCTCCGCCAGACGGACACATTGACGAGAATATCAGTTTTGTACATAGAGGATGAATTGCACAACATGCCAATATTATTGCAGAACatatttttacttttcttttagcaaatatgtgttcatttgaatttttGATGTAATtttcgatttatttatttatttattttgtttcactGCTGATCGATCAAACGGGTGTTCGTGTAGGCTGTTAATTGTAAGACTTGCTTTGTGAAGTCTTCATGTTATTTATGAGAGGTagtgttgtcatttttactttcactttcacgtGTTTCTTCCATCTGCCGTCGGTGTCGCCATTTCTCATTTCACCCGTTTTTGTGCGTACGCCTGGGTCAGAGCTTGCGTGACGGACAGCACATTTTCCCGTCaagtttgctttttataaataacaactATTGCGTAGAGAGTGGCGTACGCcttcttttgtgcgtacgcaacgtttataaatgaggcccctggtctggctgcaccacttttagcatagcttagcataatccattgaatctgattagaccatttagcattgtgtactaagaccgacagaaaattaaaagttgtgattttctaggcagatatgtctaggaactatactctcattctggcgtaataatcaaggactttgctgccgtaacatggctgcaggaggcgcaatgatattaggcAGTGCccgaaatagtcccctgctattgaaagttatttatgctgggtacacaccaaaagataatcgggctgattttgggccgatttcccacttccgacaatcctagctatgtcccgaattatcttgatggttctacagattattttatcagattttcccttTGTGTGAGGTTtattaaagctcccgttctgtctgtgattttgaagctttgattgtgtttatagtgggcaatataacatgtgttcatgtttcacgtgtaaaaaaacatggtatttttcacacaatttacttctctgtatagcgctgttttcactgtcctcaaaacaggctgatgtcttccttgttttgtgaagtccctccttcagaaatacgtaacaagttctgattgtgtagtttgtttttagtgtgctgtgattcaatagcagcttagcttagcagagccttttgagccaaagctggtgactgacgtattcatgtgggcggagtttagtcaacaaactgttttactgacgtcattaaagcaggaaatagagggctgtagtccaaaccggccgttcgttgtaggcttttaaagaggaattttattgaagaaaatatatcgcctggcagtgaactttgagatttatcattttacaggtattatttatgctattatagcaacattacacaccaactagggtttaaaaaatggtatatcaggaagaacgtgacctttaagagtgtccgaacctgaTCGGAAGAATGTTGGAGCCCCCCcgatcgtaaatattaaacatgtatccagaaatcctgatgtgtggggGGAACCCCAAGAACAAACGTGTACAcgctcttgagattatcacgtgaaatgaaacaatatccaatcagacAGCGAGATTATGGAAGATGGAAGCAGTCATGGCGCAGCACAAAGGGAAGTAAGTTGATGCAAAGTGAACTTGTACAGACCATCTTCCCGCTGTCCATgacttcacccaaacccatTTCTTTTTTCCCTTaaattttctgtgaaaatcattccaaacactatcatagaaatgtcttcctgcatatcgtccaccatgcttattctgaagtctcgcGAGATTTCCTGGGTTCACAGTCGAGACTTTGGTTGAAAAACTGTTTGTGTGTAGTGTGCTGTTTTTGACAcatcatggcacaccacacactataggagcaaaacagttaaatctaggatttttattctcatgtttgtggtctataactttttgaaaatcttataagatgaaataatcttttggtgtgtacccagcataaggggactattttcacctgctgcgtaatattattgtATCATAATATCACCCAATTAAACACAGCGGAAGCAGCTAAttaaggtgttcagggttgttTGATAATTATAAACAGGTGTGTAGGAGCAGGGTTGGAGACATGTGACCTAgtgtttaggaatgcacagtgtgaaacgtcagaTTATGAATTCCCAGGGATAAGTATAAATGGTGTGAAACGTAAAAcagataacccaggattccgCTTTTTCCcggggtttagaataaccctccgtgtgtctcaatcaactcccttgttcagtagtcagggcaccgatc
This region includes:
- the rpl9 gene encoding large ribosomal subunit protein uL6 isoform X2; amino-acid sequence: MKTILSSQTVDIPDNVTVSLKGRKVMVSGPRGILRREFNHINLELSLLGKKQKKLRVDKWWGNRKELATVRTICSHVQNMIKGVTLGFRYKMRSVYAHFPINVVIQESGALVEIRNFLGEKYIRRVRMRAGVSCAVSAAQKDELVLEGNDIELVSNSAALIQQATTVKNKDIRKFLDGIYVSEKGTVLEQES
- the rpl9 gene encoding large ribosomal subunit protein uL6 isoform X1, with translation MKTILSSQTVDIPDNVTVSLKGRKVMVSGPRGILRREFNHINLELSLLGKKQKKLRVDKWWGNRKELATVRTICSHVQNMIKGVTLGFRYKMRSVYAHFPINVVIQESGALVEIRNFLGEKYIRRVRMRAGVSCAVSAAQKDELVLEGNDIELVSNSAALIQQATTVRKKDIRKFLDGIYVSEKGTVVEQQED